CTGACCAATTGCAATCGGTTTCGGTTAAGCTCAATCGGGTTTCGGTGTTTAGGATGTGAGAAacaaaagcaagaaaagaagaagaagaagatgggtgGTTTGGGATAAAAATAGAAGACAAACTCATAGCAAGAAGACAAACCATCCAAAAGCATTTGCTCCATTTGTATGGTAATATATTCTAGAATAGCATAAATCCAACAGCCCAAAAAacccaaacttttttttttataaagtctCCCATAAAGTTTCGATCTCTTTTTTCCTATAGACTCTTCACAACCAACTAGACCCTCAGACTAAAAACAATAAGGAAATAAGATAAATGATTTAAGGAGAGAAACACACATACAGGGTTGAGAGCATTGGGTTTGGAGCCATAGTCAGCAGCCCAAAGAAAATAGGAGGTAGTCAAAGTGGCCACCATAGTTGTCCTTCTCACAAGTTTGTTTGTCTGTGGGTTCACCATGCTTTTTCAACTTCAACTTTGCACattacacagagagagagagagagagagagagagagagagagagagagagagagagagagagagagagagagagagcgttgGTGCTAGAAGAAACGAAGTTAAGGATGAAAAGGGCCAAGTATAGAAGAGGGAAGAGAGAGGCATGGAAGATGGAACtcagagagaagaaaagaaaagaatgagtgTGAGGGCGAGAGGCATTGAGGCGACTGAAGTGAAATGTAGAGAGTAgggtttttatatgttttaagtTGATGTATGAAACGATGTAGTTTTgtgttataaggagagaaaaaattaaaatgtttttagCAAGGTTCAAACCTGGGCCAAGTATAGTCACATGCGTGTCTTACCACTAAGCCAGGGGTACGCATCttgaaatattttgtacatagttatatttaatacataTCAGTCGGTTTCGGTTCGGTTTGGACTTTTATATTCTGAACCTGaaaccaaaactgaaaatttcagttttcattTCTACAAACTAAAACCGAATCGCACCGAAACCGAACCGAAATTTTGGACACGATTCGGTCGATTTCTGCCAGTTTTTTCGGCTCCTCAattttttgcacacccctattGGCTGGGACTACAAGGTTCAGCATGGTGACCTTGTAGTCCGAGACTAGGTAAGAATTTCCTAATGGGGATAGCCCAGTACGAACTCAAAAGGACTCTTATAGAGCCTAAGCCCAATAGGCTCGAAAAAAATCCTTTGGTTAGCACCCGACCCAAAAGGTGCTTGAATTAAAACCATGTTTATGTTCTAACTTCCAAGACCTATCTAATATCAAATGACCAACCTAGAAGATGCATCGATCACATCTCGACAGGGACACTTGTCTAGGAACCATATTGGGCCCTTTGGGCCAATCACTTATACACATGAATCCACGTATCAGATTATGGGTCCagagtttggatacagcttgGGAAGGCTTTAGGCACCTAAGACTGTCTGGCTTGTGAGCCGACCTTCATTATGTGTTGCTAGGCCATATATAATTAAAGAGTTTATTAAAAGAGCCATAATCCTTATCCTATATATACATCATGTACTTAAGGAAATAACACACATAATATATTAGAAACATATCACaatataaaaggaaacaaatcaaacacaaataaacaaaataaaataaacatggtAAGTtgacaattaaataaaacacacaaggaaagaaaatcaaataaactaaacatggtaaaaaaatactcaaacaacatggaaaataataagacaccaataattaaatatcacaccacaatataaaaggaaacaaataaaacacaagtCAATCATATTATActaaaaaggaagaagataacAATTAAAACATACACATAAGGAAAGGTTATAATACATGCTAAACGTGCCAAAAGATTCAAATAAGCATGAAAAGCAATTAAACCCAAATAATTAACCTAAAACATAGTCAAACAGAATCAAATAACATATGAAAAATGGTCAAAGAtaataaaaacaagattttatCCTAATCTGGATATGGGGTGCGTGCGCACACTCaagtatgcgtacgcatactcAAGTATGTGTATGCAGCCTTTAAaacagatttgaaaaaaaaaaactacatttttagagatttaatcaaacaaacatataacATGTGAGATCAAACAAGTATGTTAGAAACCCTAAAAAACCAAACtaatctaaaacaaaaacataaaacatcaacatgaacaacaaaatatgaaacaaaacaaacaattaaacgAAACTACATTAAATCAATAAACATGTTAAACTAACCTAGGGATTGCAATAACAATATAAGAACAAGAGGAACATATTATAAACAACCTAAAATCATATTAATACACatcaaacaaatcaaataaaacaaatataaaaactatgTTAAGAAACTCTTGTGAATCTTATTGAACAAAGAAAGATTTTATGGAAAGAATACTCATCTTATTTAGATTATGAGTTTAGAGTTTGTTTAACTGATCCCTCAATGCCTACAACACAAAAATTAGATTGATAGGACAAGAATAATCAAATGAACACAAAAGGTTTTAGAGAAGATGGAGGCCAACAAATCACTCTCTCTAGCTAGGGTTTTCATTGGAGGGATAAGGTGAgtatttataagtaaaattaGAGTTTTAGGGGGCTGTTTAATGATCTCTGGACTTGCTCAAGGGTCCATGGGCCAACTCACATCAAATTATGATCTTTTGGGCTCTTAAAATGATGTtttaaaacctagaaaatcagACTGCCTAGTTAGCCTAACTTCAAACAGTCATAACTCACTTTatataagttcaaattagacaaaatttgtgttcaaattGAATCCCAAGATGTCTACTTTCCAATGAAATAAATCTCACTCAAAAATTATTTGTGGATCAAAATTTATGGTCAAAATAGTGAGCAAAGATTATTTTTCAGGATTAATTTCAAAgcgatttgagcacttttgagttgtgattacttccaaaatattgtgaattcttTAATTATCCTTAGTTGACATATGTCAAGATCATCATTGGTGCCAAAgaccaaaatttattaacaGGTACAAAATACAGTGTCTACAACACTCAAATGAAAGTAACTCAATTTGAACCTTAAGGGGATCATCCCAACATACAAATTGAGGAATCCCCTTAGCATAATAATCAAACTCctttagaatttgaaataagTGTTAGCAAAAAGTCCCTTTACGCAACAAATCAACATTTATTATTCAAACGGTCATACCAATGACATCAACAACTCCCTTTGCATTAAATGTAAAATGACAAAGTACCCCCACTATACATCATTAGGGCAAGCACCTTGGAAATTTGTTCTCTTAGTTGACCTAACGGCAATGAGATATTGTTTGAGTTCCCTACTTCATGGGGAATTAGTCACCAACCTCGGCaaagaaaaatctataaataccaccataattatataaaaattaaaaaataaaggaaaaataaaaagagataagTTCATAGAGAAAAACAAACCACACATTTAGAGCGGCACTACACTAATGTCATTTGATAATGTGTTTCCTTCTTACAAGTCTTCCAATGCTCCTATTTGGATGATTGGCTCGttgattttccttgcatcataTTCAGGCCCCAAGGTTGATCATAATCCTATAAATTAGTTTGCTCAAATCTTACAAGTTAGATTTCAAAGAACTTAATAATTCCACTAGGAAGTAGAAACACTACTCGATTGGTATCTTTGGTGTAGTTCCTCCCACCAAGATTTTTACCCACCCCAATGAGCTGCGAGAACTAACCACTAAGACATTAGGGAGGAATCCGAATCCTTAAAAGAACAAGGAcccttcaaaaaatataaaccacCAGATTTTCACTCTTGACAAAATTACAAGTCGTTcactttgagaaaattattgggagttgtttttattagttttataaACTACCGGTCTTCACTTTGAGGAAAATTACTAGGCATTAAATTTAGCTAAAAGCCTGACACTTCAAAGTGGGACTAAACGTCTTGTCTTTAACTTCCAATTTCCCTCTTAGTCCACaccaaaattttttatcttaaaatgATTCTAAGTTATGCAGATGCTAGAAATTTTAGTCCACGGCTTTGTTTTATTCATGACAATAGAAGAATATTTAATGGAACAATAAGTTAATAGTCTTTTGTACATTGTAAACATATACCTTCATAGATGCCTGTAAAGATAAACATGTTTCCCATTGCTATCGAGAATAGATATGAATTATGTGTTTCTCTATAGAGAATTCATTCCCCATTCAATTTCCAACATTGAAGACCCATTGTGATTATGTAACCTTGGATTTAACTTCAGAATGCACAACTATGATCACACTACAAACACTGAATTTCCAACAACTTCACCTCAACCTCAAACAAGACTAACTTTAAACCCAATCAGAAGCATAAAGTCATTAATATAGCAAAGCTCTGCATAGATTTACCACTATAATACCATGAAATAGGTGAAAGCCTGAAAACAAAACTcacattctttttcttcaaggGCTCTAATAGGTAACTAAAAAAACCACAATTAGAGCCCTATACACTCCATACATTGCATAACCTTAACCTATACATACCCCGTTTAtgcaattaatttaaaaaaaaaaaaaccatcaaaccCTGCAATTCAAACTCCAATCTTCTTCCATGGGGTTCCAAAAGGTGATCAAAAAACACAATCAGAACCCCATTCCTTCAAATTCTTTACTGTACCAATCCATATACTTACTGTATGATTAATAATGAGAAACGATACTATCATATTTATGTGTGTAGTAAGTGTGTGACTCAATGACCACCCAAAGAGAAACTTCTGGGCCTGATGCCATAACCACTTAATGGGGCTGCTAGCCCATCTTTTGCTTCTCTCTCAAGGAATTCACCTTCTCAAGCCTCCAACCGTCATGGAGCCTAGCTATGAAGCTGTCAGCCTTGATGTTCACATCAGGGCTGGGACAGAACACGGACCCACCAACACTAGCACCAGCACCAGCACCAGCACCAGCACCAGCAACAACTCCATCTCCACCGTCCATCTCGCTGACTGAAGATGATCCATCAACGTCTTCTAACTCCGGAGACCCACATCGAGAGCTGTGAGCGCTTCTTATCTTAACAAAATCCCCACGCACTACAAACCTCATATCCGGCATCTTGAACGGCGGCGGAGGCGGTGGCATCGGAATCAATGGACTCTGTGCCCCACTGTTCACACCCACATTCACATTCACACTCTCACTCTTATCCCAGTTGGTCACTCTCGTCGGCAATGGTGGCTTGCCGATCGTGGTCGAGCTTGGCCGCCGGTGAGGTTCGGGTGGAACCCGGGTTTTCTTTCTCGATGAGGTTGAGGTTGAagttgatggtggtggtggtggaggaggaggtggtggcgCAGAGGCTGAGACTGAGTGAACTTTCTTGCTTTTGATTAAccctttcttaaaaaaactgTGAAAAACAGAGGGTggtggaggaggtggtggcGGCGGCGGCGATGGTGGTGGCCTTGTAGAATAAGCTCGGTCAGCTTCAGACGGAAGCGACTCGTCGTAGGgatcctttcttttcttcttattcCTCTTTCGCTGCTTGTATATTGAAGCCAAAACcatttttatttccttcttcACATTGCTCTTTTTACGCCCACTCTTCACGTACCTCTGCTCCTCCGAACGAACTCTCGCCGGAGATGGCGGCGGTGGAGGCGCTGGTGGTGGAGTCCGAagtatgtttttctctttctctttcactTCTTTGAACTGGGTGTcgttttgtttggttttctctttACGACCCACAGTTTCGTAAGTACGTTTTGGTTGAGcaggaggaggtggtggaggtggcGGTGGCGCCGGTGACTTTGATGGTGCCGGAG
This genomic stretch from Castanea sativa cultivar Marrone di Chiusa Pesio chromosome 1, ASM4071231v1 harbors:
- the LOC142644716 gene encoding uncharacterized protein LOC142644716, with amino-acid sequence MQINTDPPPFWSPPPPNTSMPRRRSSSSSPLLSSPLLIILLPIIFLVFLFFTIPPLLSFTSHILRPSYSVKKSWDSFNIVLVLIAILCGIFARKNDDGSTSNVLLNTSTNDTNKTTHEEEPTSQQQQQQWFQYSERKISDYDDPDPSRIWSPATGVTRLKRSSSSYPDLRQQDSTWEREDDDQRFRFFDDFEINKFNYNYNHNPVRPRKQEEEDVEVKEIPVDTFEIRSSPAPSKSPAPPPPPPPPPAQPKRTYETVGRKEKTKQNDTQFKEVKEKEKNILRTPPPAPPPPPSPARVRSEEQRYVKSGRKKSNVKKEIKMVLASIYKQRKRNKKKRKDPYDESLPSEADRAYSTRPPPSPPPPPPPPPPSVFHSFFKKGLIKSKKVHSVSASAPPPPPPPPPPSTSTSTSSRKKTRVPPEPHRRPSSTTIGKPPLPTRVTNWDKSESVNVNVGVNSGAQSPLIPMPPPPPPFKMPDMRFVVRGDFVKIRSAHSSRCGSPELEDVDGSSSVSEMDGGDGVVAGAGAGAGAGASVGGSVFCPSPDVNIKADSFIARLHDGWRLEKVNSLREKQKMG